The Symphalangus syndactylus isolate Jambi chromosome 6, NHGRI_mSymSyn1-v2.1_pri, whole genome shotgun sequence genome contains the following window.
aacaaatgtaccAATGGAACTATTTCTTCAATCTTCTCCAAGCACCCGATTCTTGATATAACTTTACTTCAAAGAATCATGGTACAGAAGAGCTGGAAGGGCCTAAAGTTCGGCAAGCTCTTAAATAAGACAAAAAGGGTCCaagtcattttctctctctctttttttttttttttccgagacggagcctcactctgtcgtccaggctggagtgcagtggtgcgatctgaactcactgcaacctctgcctcccaggttcaagtggttctcttgcctgaggctcctgagtagttggcactacaggtatgtgccaccatgcccactaatttttgtatttttagtagaaacggggttttgccatgttggccaggctggccttgagctcctgacctcaagtgatccacccatctcagcctcccaaagtgcaaaaattacaagtgccaagttgtttccttttttttttttttttttttttttgttgagatggagtcttgctctgttgctgaggctggagtgcagtggcgcagtcttggctcactgcaacctccgcctccatctcccgggttcaagctattctcctgcctcagcctcccgagtacctgggactacaggcacccgccaccacgcccggctaattttttgtatttttagtagagacagggtttcaccatgttagtcagccatgatggtcttgacctcctgacctcatgatccgcccgcctcggcctccaaagtgctgggattacacctatAAGCCATCACGCCGGGCCCCAAGTTGTTTTCATACTCccagtttcattctctttttatcaCAAATGCCACCTCCTACACCTTCTTGTTTTCTGATTCTCAATTCATTCTAAGTAGTATTTTAAACTGTCTACCTATTTTTGTGCTGTTCTATCACACATGACTCCTTTTAGGATAATCTACAAATAAGGCCACAACCATACTTGCTGGACCACATAGTACATAACTGTTAGTGTAACATGTTCCCACCTCTGTGCCTCAAAGAATAAATCCCAAAACTTACCAAGTGAATCAATGAAGTCTTTATTATTCTGATAAAACTTGACATATGATGCCAATTTAGCACTCACAAAAATGGTTAAAAGCTATACAGATAAGAGACAAAAAAGATACCGTCAATACAGAATTAAGATTTATTGTAAGATATTCTAAGATATTGTAAGatattgtaaatattattttaaagatattgacTCCTACATTTTGTTCAAGGCAGAAATATCATTCTGTTTCATCAAATTACCAAACCATCTGCTTTCATACGGctcacttttaaaatgaaataatcagtAAATACACTGAGCTCTAAATTATCCACAGTGAAAGATGGTGGCTAATGGCATAGTCCAGATGCACAACagtccaaaatatatttatacttgcatttgaaaaatgttcatgtgtttttaaatatCAGACTTATCTTCCTAAGCGGGGCTAGGAACaatatatatgcaataaaaaagaaacttttattaTCTAAGTCTATAATGGTGAGTAAGTGAGAAGATGAAAGAAAGGGaggtagccaggcgcagtggctcacgcctgtaatcccagcactctcggaggccaaagtgggcggatcacttggggtcaggagttggagaccagaccaacatggcaaaactctgtgtctactaaaaatacaaaaattagctgggcatgatggcatgtgcctgtaatcccagctacttctcctggaagctgagacaggagaatcgcttaaaccagggaggcggaggttgcagtgagccaagatcgtgccaccgcactccagcctggtgacagagtgagactctgtctcaaaaaagaaaaaagaaattaagaaagggaggaagaataGGACTGTGTTCAGTGGATGAAGAAAAGCTGGTCCTAAATATGTCTGTTCCTGATATAAAAAGAATACATAGTTCTTGATCTTTCCATATCTTGCCATTAGTCACTTTtattaatgcaaagaaaaagagTCCTGCTTCAGTATGTAAACTTTAGGAAATGAGAACATTTTTTCACATTAAAGGATAAACTACTTACATCATGAATAAGCTCGCCTTCCAAAAACTTGACTGGTTTTAAAGTAAGAAGGTGatcaaaaagaaatgcatttggaTCTTTCAATGCTCGTACAATACACCTtaattaaagaacaaaaatataagcTCAGGGTTTTGAAATCCTGGCTTTTCACTGAGTTTTTGCAGATCATAAAATATACTTAATTTGGCAAAATATCTAACAGTCCAAAACATATAGACAACATTAAAAAAGCTACAGGATTGGCTTAAGACAGGCCAATACATTTATCAGGTTCATCTgttttaacaaaatgaaatatattaattgtagATAAAAACATAGCTGGAGAGAAAGCATCAAGGTAATCAAATAGCAAGCAGCAGCAGAACCATATGCCAAGACACTAAGTGCTTCACCTGCCTtatatctcatttattcctcacaacaacctaGGAGACAAACAGTATTACTATGCCCCATTTATCAACTATGAAGCAGTTCAGAAGTGCTAATTAAGAGGTGGAGTAAGAATGTGAATGGAGGCAGTCTGACCTCAAAGTAAAGGACCTTTACCACCAACTTCCCTTTTTATCAACTCCTATCATGTAGAGGTCCACACAAAGCAATGACCATATAAAGAAGTTTAATAATCCTTATTACACAGATTTAGAAAACTGATTCTATTCTTGTTACCAGTTAGATCTAAGACTGTTAAAAGCCCTTATTCTCATTAGCAATGGGTTAATTTCTGGCAAGCCATCAACTTTCCACCTATAACCTTAAAATTAGGGTCAACTGGCCCAAGATTAAGTTCTAATTCTTGGGTTGGGATCATCATCCCCATACCAGCAATACCCACACCCAGTAAACACCATGCAGCTATTTCATATTCAATCCACAGTTCTTCCAATATCAAACCTTGAATTTTAGTATCTACATTAGAATCACCAGGAAATACACACTATCAAATGGCTCTGGATCACTGGTGGTTGCAAACATGATTTCAGTTACATAATTTAATACTGTAGCTCACCTCTACATTGCTGTCAAACCCTCATTAACGTTTAACATTACCTGTGGGCATCAACTCGAGCCTGGGAAGCATTGTCCTCTGTGTAACTTCCGAGCAATTCCACCATGACTTTTGACGCAGCATCACTAAAAAGAAATATTGCTTTAGGAACTTGAAAGTATTACTGCtattccttcatttaaaaatatttttaagaggcaGGTACTGTGCTGATGACATTATAATGATGACTAAGAGAGACAAAGTCCCTGTCTATGGGAAAAGTCATGAAACTTTCCTTTTAGTAGGAAAGATGAACAACTAAGGAAAAGTAACtaataagtgctatgaaggaaataaatggtgatGTAATCAAAGCAACAAGGGCAGAAAACAGAAAGGCCGCTTTATGTACAGTGAGAAAACAAAGTCTCCCTCAGAAGAGATGACATGTAAGCTGAGACCAAAAGGATGTAAAATATCCTTTTCTTGGCCATGAAAAGAGCTGGGTTCATGAAAGGTGGGGTAAGATGACTTTCCAAGCAGAGGGAAGACCAAGTATAAAGGCCCTAGGCGGGAAAAAAGTTTTGTGTCCCAGAAACTGTTAGGACAGTATGGCTGAAGTTGAGaaaataccaaatatttaaataactctACTTAAGATACCCTTCCAATTAAATTATTCTTACAGTTATACACATCAGTTTCACTGGAGTAAAtagggcaaaataaataaatgcagtcaTTCAACtggatttttagaaaatgtttatctttACTCCTCAAGACTTCCTTTAAACTGTGGAATTTTCAGCTTATAGAAAGCTTTGCTAACTAGgaggaagagatttttttttccttttttcattttctaaaaatacttaCTCCCCACATCTGAGTTTAGCCTGCGCAAAATCAGCAGAAactatatcatttattttaaaatgggaaatgctatctaaaagttatttcaaaactaaggtttactAAGATTCAGAAATACCACTGTAGGCATGGCTAAGTGGTAACCCGCATCTTAAATGTAGTGATATAAATGCctaggcacagtggcgcatgccaatagtctcacctactcaggaggcttgcttgagcccaggaattcaaggctgtagtgcactacAATTGCACCTGTGAACAGCCAAAtacccactgtactccagtgtgggcaacatggtcagaccccatctctaaaaataaaaaattaatactgaACTCAACCTGGAAGAGGCCACGATCCAAAGGAGCCAGAGCAGCtgaaaaaaagtgtttattgGTGGTCTGAGCTTTGAAACTAGAGATGGTAGAGAACATTTTAAGAAAGGGAGCACACTCACAGGTTGTGTGGTAATCAGAGACCCCCAAACAAAAGTTCCACAAACTCTGGTTTTGTGACTTATTCTTGTGTTGACGAGGTGGATGCAGCAATGAGTGCTCAACCACACAAGGCTGAGGCGTGCAATGGAACCAAAGACAGCTGTTTCTAGAGAGAGTTCTGTAAAGGCCAGTGCCCATCCAACAGTGAAGAAAATTTTTGTTGGTGATGTtaaagaagatacagaagaacATAATTTGAGAGACTACTTTGAAAAGTATCACAAGACTGAAACCACAGAAGTTACAGGAGGACAGGCAGAGTGGAAAAAAGACaggatttgcttttgtaacttttgatGATCATGATAAAATTGTGGTTCAGAAATAACACTCTATTAACAAGCGTTAGAGAAGTGAAAAGGGCCCTTTTTAAACAACAGATGCAGTTGTGGGGTGGATCTAGCAACTTTATGAGTTGTGGAGGAAACTTTGGAGATGGTAGTTTTGGCCATGGGTAGAAACTCTGGTGCAAGAGGAGGCTATGGTGCTGGGGTGGTGGCAGCAGGAGTAGTTATGGAGGAGGGATTGCTGGATATAATGGATTTGAAGGTGATGGTGGCAACTGTGGCAGTTGTCCTGGTTTTGATAGTAGAGGCGAGTATGGTGGTCGTAGATATGGTGGCAGCAGTGGAGGATATGATGGTTACAATGACGAAGGTAATTTGGGGAGTGGTAATTACAGTGGTGGCAGGAACTATAATGATTTTGGATATTATAGTGGACAATGACAATCAAATTATGGACCCACGCATGAAAGGGGGCAGTTTTGGTGGATAAAGCTTGGGCAGTCTCTATGGTGGTAAATATGGTAGCACAAgattctaaaaacagcagaaaagggctaCAGTTTTTGGCAGGAGTGCAAGCCAGGAGAAGTCAGAAAAGCTGCAAGTTACTTTGGGGCAATTATCCAAATGCATTAGAGGAACTGTAAAAATCTGCCACAGAGGAATGATGATCCACAGTCAGAAAAGTTACTGCAGCTTAAACAGGAAAGCCTTCTTGTTCAGGACTGTCATAGCCACAGTTTGCAAAAAGTGCACTATTGATTAATGCAGTATAGTGTCAATTAGATGTACATTCCTGaggtcttttatctgttgtagctttgtctttttcttttcattacatcaggTATGTTGCCCTGTAAATTATGGTAGTGTAgtggtatcaggaataaaaaACTGAGCAATTTTCaacttttcaataaaaattaaaattaaaaagtataatgacttaactataaaaattcaaagaaaaacttttaaaaaaccacaTCTTACTCATTAGTTATCTTGTGCCACACTGTAAGCACAGGTGCAAGTCATTTTCCAGTTTTAGCAACCACAGTATACTTCAATCTTCTCAGCTAAAGAAATCTTTTTAATCCATTTGAAGCACACAGCATGGTGTCTGACATGTAAGGGCTCAGTTACCAGTATCACCCTTTAAAATGCacaacaggccgggtgcggtggctcatgcctgtaatccaagtactttgggaggcggaggcgggtggatcacggggtcaggagatcaagaccatcctggctaacaatggtgaaattccgtctgtactaaaaatacaaaaaattagccgggtgtggtggtggcaactgtggtcccagctgctcaggaggctgaggcaggagaatggcatgaacccgggaggcggagctcgcagtgagctgaaatcgcgccactgcactccagcctgggcgacagagcgagactccatctcaaacaaaaaaaaagcacaacaaaCACCATGTGCATCAACCACCAATATAAATAAAGTCATGAAGGGGCACCCATAAACTTGAAGCATTTTTACTTAACTGCTAGGCAACATCTCAGAATTTTACTAATtagaatatgtattttatgtgttCTAAAGAAGAAAACCAACTCTCAACATTTAGATCGGCAGAATGTCAGAAATGTCATGTTTAAACAAGTATCCGCTTCCAGTTCCCTACTGTGGGTGGCATTTATCCACTCAGTGCCCAGTAAGTGCTATCTTCTTGGGAATGCAATGGTTCACAGATGCGGTCCCTTGCCTTCACTTAGCCTACAACCTTACTTTCAACTAAGGGTGTTAAACGCTAGGATACAAGTAGAGGGTGCTGTAAAAGGGACGCACTAACCGAAATATGAGGGGGGTGTTTCTGGCAGAGAAATGAAGCTGACTACAGTAAGACTACTTAGACAAGGGGTAggcaaactttctgtaaagggccagagagtaaatattttaagctttgcaaGCTATATGGTATCTGTTGTAACTAAACTCTTGGCAAAAGCAggcacagacaatatgtaaatgaatagaCATGGATGTAATACCAATGTTACAGACCctgaaatctgaatttcataTAATGTCCACATATCATGAAATATTactctttctttgattttctttctcaatcatttaaaaatgttaaaacaattcTTAGTACACGGGCTATACAAGAACCAGTGCCAGCTCCTGGTCCAGACTGGCAAAGAGTATGGTGCTTTTATACCTGACATAGGCTCGCTATGTCTAGGGTGTGATAAGCAAGAGGAAGGACACGGGTGGAGAGACGGAATATTTACATTAACACAAAGTTTTTTGTAGTCTGCCACTGCACCATCCAAAACTGATGAGATGCTTCACCACATTCACCAAGCTCATGCTACAGTAGTAGGTTGAAGCCCATGTTGGAAAGGCCCcacatcctttcttaaaaaaaagccaaatttcactttttaaaaagttcaaagatGAGGGAAAACTACTTTTAATCTTCATAGTTATCTTTAACTTAGTAGgtcaaatttatagaaatagaTTTATAGCAACTCTGTGGAGAACAGAGTAAAGCAAAATTACTGGCCCTACTTCTCTTTAAAAACATCCCCACCTACTTATACTGCCTGTTAAGTTATAAGTTAGTTCATTACTTCTGAATACCTTTTCTTACAATCCACAAGTGCCTCATAAAGTAGTCTTAAAAGGGTGTGCTTTTTTTCAGTGGTGAGATTCCAGTCAGAAATCCATTTTCTAACCTGCAAGAGATTGACAAAAGTTGAAAGCTGAGTAACACATATAAAAGTATAACATATAAAAGTacatttctggctgggcatggtggctcatgcctgtaatccccagcactttgggaggccaaggcgggaggatcaactgaagtcaggagtttgagaccagcctgaccaacatagagaaaccccgtctctactaaaaatacaaaattagccaggcgtggtggcacatgcctgtaatcccagctactcaggaggcagaggcaggagaactgctttaaccctggaggtggaggttgcggtgagctgagattgcgccattgcactccagcctgggcaacaacagcaaaactccatctcaaaaaaaaaaaaaaaaaagtacatttcttATAAGCAGAACAACTATTCCACACAGTAACTCACTTGATCCAGCTCAGTTGGGATGTACTGGATGGCCCCACAAGATGCTGCCACTTTAATAAGGCTGCAATATACTGTGTATCTTACAGGAGTATTCTTATCCATCCCATGGAAAAGGTTGCTTAACCTGGTTGgttaacaaacaaataaacaatgttTGAAATCAGCAACCAGTTTTAAGTTGAGGTTAGCTCTCACCACAAACCTGTGGCAGGTACCGTTAACAACTTCATATTACAAAGGAGGAAACTAGGGCACAGAAAGGTCAAgccacttgtccaaggtcacagctaATAAGAGCCACAGCTGAGAGTCAAGTTCCAGAATTCCTGCTCTGCACCATTAAAAGTTAGTAACATGAAAAAAGCACCTTGAAAAACCAAGTTTCTTTCAGATCTTAACTTACAACTGCAGTCTCAGAGATGGGCGTTCACCTTCGcgaaatttgaccagcttttcACATAGGCTTTCAATCAAAGCTTCTTGCTTGTCTGGTTCCAGGATCAAGAGTAGGGATACCACACTGTTCATCACACTTTCAACATCTACACAAGTATGGATAACACAATTAACAGTGGTACTACAATACTCAATGTGTCTAGTTAAATATGCATTTCCAGTGTTTTAATACAATGAAGACCATCAAATATAAGATACTTTTGCATTCAGAAAGCAacttgtatattttattaaagaggaaggaaattgACACCTAagatgtggtttctttttttttttttttttttttttcagatgaagtcttgctctgttgcccaggctggtgtgcagtggtgccatcttggctcactgcaacctccgcctcccaggttcaagtgattctcccatctcggcctcccaagtagctgggattacaggcacctgccaccacgcccagctaatttttgtatttttagtagagacggggtttcgccatactggccaggctggtcttgaactcttgaccttgtgatccacctgcctcggcctcccaaagtgctgggattacaggcatgagccactatgcctggcctatgaTGTGGTTTCTAACTAGTAAAAACAGAGACTGATTTACATGTATATAAAGTTTCCATTTTTACTGTCATGATATTCAATCATTTGGAAGTTACTGGTATGATTTGGGGCTAGGATACTTTCTTAATTAAGGAAaactttgtatatacatataggaAATCAGAAATTAAAGCTGTCAGCTCTCTGCTTgaattagttatttttaagtattaCAGATATTAATCATATCCTAAATCTAATCTAATTTTTtcgtatatgtgctgctgaaatCAGCATCTAAGTTTGATCTCTAAACCTTAACTAGAGATTTCTGAACTCACGAGTCTGAAAATTTCCCATTCTATCTCAATAAACAGGAAACTGGTCTAATAATTAAGTGGCTATTAGATTACTTGAAATTGTATCCCATTTGATGTTACTCTGAAACTTATGAACAGGAAAgagcttcatttttttcttcattttattctgaGACTATCAGCATTTAGCGTAGTAACACTTAAGAAATATACCTGTGTATAAAATAGAGGTTTTCTCAAAATAGGTTTACTTTACAGGTGTAATAAATTACACAAACTGAAAGCATGTGTGAAGGTAAGATTGAAAACAACAGTGCTTAGACTCTggttaacaatgtattgtatagtTGAAAGAGCTAGAAGAGAACTGTTGAATGTTTCcaacataaagaaaagatgtgtgatattccaattaccctgatttgatcattacacattgcatacatgtatcaaaatatcacctgTGCCCCCAAAATACATACAACCACTACCCATCTATTTAAAAGTCCTGAAGTCTGAAATTCAAAACATATAAATACAGTCAGCCTTCTGTATCTGAGGGTTCCAAATCCTCCTTGCCTCAGATAATGAGGGACGACTGtataattcacaagaaaaatttaaaagattttattaggaaatattagaaaaaaattaaaaacaaaccttTATCATCCTCCTTCAGACACACATCACAGGCTTCAATAATTTGAGCTAAATCAACATGAAGTCCACCTTCCGAGTTCTCTTCTGAAATCTCAGCTCCTTTAGATTTCAGATAAGCACGAAGCTCAGCAGCCTGTTGAGGATTGCTCTATTACAAAACTGACTACGAACCACAAAGCACAATCTCAAATTCTGTCCTCTTTCTGAAAAACTAAAATGCAAATACCGTGTTCAGCAACTATTTCAAATGATGTTGAAGACTCCTCCCTCACCTCGTCCATCTTGGCAATCCCACAA
Protein-coding sequences here:
- the EIF3M gene encoding eukaryotic translation initiation factor 3 subunit M isoform X1; amino-acid sequence: MSVPAFIDISEEDQAAELRAYLKSKGAEISEENSEGGLHVDLAQIIEACDVCLKEDDKDVESVMNSVVSLLLILEPDKQEALIESLCEKLVKFREGERPSLRLQLLSNLFHGMDKNTPVRYTVYCSLIKVAASCGAIQYIPTELDQVRKWISDWNLTTEKKHTLLRLLYEALVDCKKSDAASKVMVELLGSYTEDNASQARVDAHRCIVRALKDPNAFLFDHLLTLKPVKFLEGELIHDLLTIFVSAKLASYVKFYQNNKDFIDSLGLLHEQNMAKMRLLTFMGMAVENKEISFDTMQQELQIGADDVEAFVIDAVRTKMVYCKIDQTQRKVVVSHSTHRTFGKQQWQQLYDTLNAWKQNLNKVKNSLLSLSDT